A portion of the Edaphobacter lichenicola genome contains these proteins:
- the mdh gene encoding malate dehydrogenase: MRKKVTIVGSGNVGATAAHWIAAKELADVVLLDVVEGVPQGKALDLLQAMPIEKRDCNIIGTNDYADTANSDVVVITAGIARKPGMSRDDLLTTNHGIMSKVVGEVVKASPNTILIVVSNPLDAMAQTAFKQAGFPRERVIGMAGVLDSARFRTFIAEELKVSVENVTAFVLGGHGDTMVPLSRYSTVAGIPITELIAPDRLKELETRTANGGAEIVKHLKTGSAYYAPSAAAVEMVEAILKDKKKILPCAAYLQGEYGISGLYVGVPCKLGAKGLEQIIEIKLTPEEQAALNKSAASVKELCTVIGVA; the protein is encoded by the coding sequence ATGCGGAAAAAAGTAACGATTGTTGGTTCGGGAAATGTTGGTGCAACGGCGGCGCATTGGATCGCTGCGAAGGAACTCGCGGACGTGGTGTTGTTGGATGTTGTCGAGGGTGTGCCTCAGGGCAAGGCGCTCGATCTGCTGCAGGCGATGCCGATTGAGAAGCGTGACTGCAACATTATCGGGACCAACGATTACGCGGATACTGCGAACTCGGATGTAGTGGTGATTACGGCGGGGATTGCGCGCAAGCCGGGGATGAGCCGCGATGATTTGTTGACGACGAATCATGGGATTATGTCGAAGGTTGTCGGCGAAGTGGTGAAGGCGTCGCCCAACACGATCCTTATTGTGGTGTCGAATCCGCTGGATGCGATGGCGCAGACGGCTTTCAAACAGGCTGGGTTTCCGCGTGAGCGCGTGATTGGAATGGCTGGCGTGTTGGATTCGGCGCGATTTCGGACATTTATTGCTGAGGAATTGAAGGTGTCGGTGGAAAATGTCACGGCGTTTGTGCTTGGTGGACATGGCGACACGATGGTTCCGCTGTCGCGCTACTCGACTGTGGCGGGGATTCCGATTACGGAGTTGATTGCGCCTGATCGTCTGAAGGAGTTGGAGACGCGCACGGCCAATGGCGGCGCGGAGATTGTGAAGCATCTGAAGACAGGCTCAGCTTACTATGCTCCGTCGGCTGCTGCGGTGGAGATGGTTGAGGCGATTCTGAAGGACAAGAAGAAGATCCTTCCTTGCGCCGCTTACCTGCAGGGGGAGTATGGGATCTCGGGCTTGTATGTTGGCGTGCCTTGCAAGCTGGGCGCGAAGGGTCTGGAGCAGATCATCGAGATTAAGTTGACGCCGGAGGAGCAGGCTGCACTCAACAAGAGTGCGGCTTCTGTGAAGGAGCTCTGCACGGTGATTGGTGTTGCGTAG
- a CDS encoding peptidylprolyl isomerase gives MPTKPGTYATFKTTEGTIVCELFEKDAPETVANFIGLAEGTKEWNSRSKKGPKLYDGTIFHRVIPQFMIQGGDPEGSGMGGPGYKFADETKGSKHGFQEKGKLAMANAGPNTNGSQFFITVADTSWLTGKHTIFGEVVEGYDVVEKISKVSKDGMDRPKTPVVLESVTIERVA, from the coding sequence ATGCCAACCAAGCCAGGCACCTACGCCACATTCAAGACCACGGAAGGTACCATCGTCTGCGAGCTCTTCGAGAAAGACGCGCCCGAGACCGTGGCAAACTTCATCGGCCTCGCCGAAGGCACCAAGGAGTGGAACAGCCGCAGCAAGAAAGGCCCCAAGCTCTATGACGGCACCATCTTTCACCGCGTCATCCCCCAGTTCATGATTCAGGGTGGCGATCCCGAAGGCTCCGGCATGGGCGGCCCCGGCTACAAGTTTGCCGACGAAACCAAAGGCTCCAAGCACGGCTTCCAGGAGAAGGGCAAACTCGCCATGGCCAACGCCGGTCCCAACACCAATGGCTCACAATTCTTCATCACCGTAGCCGACACCAGCTGGCTCACCGGCAAGCACACCATCTTCGGCGAAGTCGTCGAAGGCTACGACGTAGTCGAGAAGATCAGCAAAGTCAGCAAAGATGGCATGGACCGCCCCAAAACTCCAGTCGTCCTCGAATCCGTCACCATCGAACGCGTAGCCTAA
- a CDS encoding peptidylprolyl isomerase translates to MMLRTFALSLALVISAQAQSTTPPADALPDAPSTTSQVKPPVVPSGPTAVIDTTMGRITCKLYEKEAPVTVANFIGLADGTKDWTDPKTLKKVHHKPYYDGTTFHRVIPNFMIQGGDRMGDGTGDPGYFFQDEIDPSLTFDQPGLLAMANAGPGPSGGGTNGSQFFITETEVPQLNGKHTIFGQCDSHSALLVASIARVERDSSDKPLTPVVISHITIVREGQPMPPVPTAPAVPAAPTAVKATPN, encoded by the coding sequence ATGATGCTTCGCACATTCGCACTCTCCCTGGCCCTCGTCATATCCGCCCAGGCGCAATCGACCACTCCACCAGCCGACGCTCTTCCCGACGCACCCAGCACCACCAGCCAGGTGAAGCCCCCCGTCGTCCCCTCCGGACCCACCGCCGTCATCGACACCACCATGGGCCGCATCACCTGTAAACTCTACGAAAAAGAAGCTCCTGTCACCGTAGCCAACTTTATCGGCTTGGCCGACGGCACCAAAGACTGGACTGATCCCAAGACCCTCAAAAAGGTGCACCACAAGCCCTACTACGACGGCACAACCTTCCATCGCGTCATCCCCAACTTCATGATCCAGGGCGGCGACCGCATGGGCGACGGTACGGGCGACCCCGGCTACTTCTTCCAGGACGAGATCGATCCCTCCCTCACCTTCGACCAGCCCGGCCTCCTCGCCATGGCCAACGCAGGGCCCGGCCCCTCGGGCGGCGGCACCAACGGCTCCCAGTTCTTCATCACCGAAACCGAAGTCCCGCAACTCAACGGCAAGCACACCATCTTCGGCCAATGCGACTCTCACTCCGCCCTGCTCGTTGCGTCCATCGCCCGCGTAGAGCGTGACTCGAGCGACAAACCGCTCACCCCTGTCGTCATCAGCCACATCACCATCGTGCGCGAAGGCCAACCCATGCCTCCCGTCCCGACAGCTCCTGCAGTCCCTGCCGCACCAACTGCAGTTAAGGCGACGCCAAACTAA
- a CDS encoding putative quinol monooxygenase, with amino-acid sequence MAKYALYAELKAKPGKEADVEAFLKQGAEMAKAEAGTVHWYGFKEDKGGVFGVFDTFNDEAGRDAHLNGEIAKALMANAATLFSESPKIHKIELIGEK; translated from the coding sequence ATGGCGAAGTATGCGTTGTATGCGGAGTTGAAGGCGAAGCCGGGTAAAGAGGCTGATGTCGAGGCTTTTCTGAAACAGGGCGCTGAGATGGCGAAGGCCGAGGCTGGCACTGTTCATTGGTATGGCTTCAAAGAAGATAAGGGTGGCGTGTTTGGCGTCTTCGACACGTTCAACGATGAGGCGGGACGCGATGCTCATCTGAATGGAGAGATTGCGAAGGCGTTGATGGCGAATGCGGCGACATTGTTCTCCGAGTCTCCTAAGATTCACAAGATTGAGCTGATTGGGGAGAAGTAG
- a CDS encoding dipeptidase: protein MKRQPMFASAMLIAALLLSQPYATAQTTQSNQNKSKSMTDPLAVHNSAIVIDTHADTPQRFVDEHWNFTDPLNGGMLNYDSAKQGNLGAQFFSIWVDPNQYAANASAHRTLSLIDGTLEQVRHHPDKLQLCLSSDDIIATHNQGKFAVLMGIEGGHSIENDLGLLRDYYRLGVRYMTLTWSNTNSWADSSGDIDDAKIHHHNGLTPFGKQVVAEMNRLGMMVDISHVSDKTFWDVIATTRTPIIASHSSARALTNAPRNMTDEMLLAMKKNNGVVMVNFFPAFIDENWRRAWNASSEERKKAQAALTAEYRSKGMAVTFIASDKIDREFAAKIGRAPFNSLIDHFDHVIKIAGIDHVGIGTDFDGIPVPPAGIDSAADLPKITGALMARGYTAEDMHKLLGGNLLRVFREVQAAADHNP from the coding sequence ATGAAGAGACAGCCGATGTTTGCCTCCGCGATGCTCATAGCGGCACTTCTCCTCAGCCAACCTTATGCAACTGCCCAAACCACACAGAGCAACCAAAACAAATCCAAATCAATGACCGATCCCCTCGCCGTTCATAACTCCGCCATCGTCATCGACACTCACGCCGACACGCCCCAACGCTTCGTCGATGAGCACTGGAACTTCACCGATCCCCTCAACGGCGGCATGCTCAACTATGACAGCGCAAAGCAAGGCAACCTCGGCGCTCAGTTCTTCTCCATCTGGGTCGACCCCAACCAATACGCCGCCAACGCCTCAGCCCATCGCACTCTATCCCTCATCGACGGCACCCTCGAACAAGTTCGCCATCACCCCGACAAGCTCCAGCTCTGCCTCTCCTCCGACGACATCATCGCCACCCACAACCAGGGCAAATTCGCCGTCCTCATGGGCATCGAAGGCGGCCACTCCATCGAGAACGACCTCGGCCTCCTCCGCGACTACTACCGCCTCGGCGTCCGTTACATGACCCTCACCTGGTCCAACACCAATAGCTGGGCCGACTCCTCCGGCGACATCGACGACGCAAAGATCCATCACCACAACGGCCTCACACCCTTCGGCAAACAAGTCGTCGCAGAGATGAATCGCCTCGGCATGATGGTCGATATCTCTCACGTCTCCGACAAAACCTTCTGGGACGTCATCGCCACCACCCGCACCCCCATCATCGCGTCTCACTCCTCCGCCCGCGCCCTCACCAACGCACCGCGCAACATGACAGACGAGATGCTTCTCGCCATGAAGAAGAACAACGGCGTCGTTATGGTCAACTTCTTCCCAGCCTTCATCGACGAAAACTGGCGCAGAGCCTGGAACGCAAGCAGCGAAGAACGCAAAAAGGCCCAGGCTGCCCTCACCGCCGAATACAGAAGCAAAGGAATGGCCGTTACCTTCATCGCGTCCGATAAGATTGATCGCGAGTTCGCCGCAAAGATCGGCCGAGCCCCGTTCAACTCCCTGATAGATCACTTCGATCACGTCATCAAGATCGCTGGCATCGATCACGTCGGCATCGGTACCGACTTCGACGGCATCCCCGTCCCACCTGCAGGCATCGACTCCGCCGCGGACCTTCCCAAGATCACAGGCGCGCTCATGGCACGCGGCTATACCGCCGAAGACATGCACAAACTACTCGGCGGCAACCTCCTCCGCGTCTTCCGCGAAGTGCAGGCCGCCGCCGATCATAATCCATAG
- a CDS encoding GH39 family glycosyl hydrolase, with protein sequence MFLRRFFFALLLAAFICIVWSGSVCLGQVKIAPIVVDVDAGHRTGPYEAVWSYFGADEPNYSYAANGRHLMGELSQLSTAPVYLRLHNLLTTGDGSSSLKWGSTNVYREDAQGKPIYDWTITDKIFDAMRDNRITPLVEVGFMPEALSVHPKPYRHTFPDGSVYTGWSYPPKDYEKWAALVTAWTRHLHERYGDAAVNTWLWEVWNEPDIEYWHGSPVEYDRLYDVTANAIKKVLPAAKVGGPEATGISAGKSEDFLRQFLEHCASGTNAATGGVGAPLAFISFHPKGSPKTVDGHVRMDIGHQLRAMELGMRVVASFPEWKKTPIILGESDPEGCAACKGAQNGYRNGPLYGVSVAEATALAGELAKRNGVNLQGAVTWAFEFENQPIFAGFRELATGGMSNGVDYLVDKPVLNVFRMMGMMGGDYVSVTSTGALPVEEVVKDSVRVAADVNAVATRSLHRVDILLWNYHDDDVAAEPAKVQLAVKNIPIRGVRVQRFLMDGQHSNAYAAWQKIGSPQQPTTEQFLELQRAGRLETVGPAAALATKNGRAMVDLTLERQAVMLVRLSW encoded by the coding sequence ATGTTCTTACGCCGGTTTTTCTTCGCTCTGCTGTTGGCTGCTTTCATTTGCATCGTCTGGTCTGGATCAGTTTGTTTGGGACAGGTGAAGATTGCGCCCATCGTTGTCGATGTGGATGCGGGACATCGCACGGGGCCGTATGAGGCCGTGTGGAGCTACTTCGGTGCGGATGAGCCGAACTACAGTTACGCGGCGAACGGGCGACATCTGATGGGTGAGTTGTCGCAGTTGAGTACCGCGCCGGTGTACTTGAGGCTGCACAATCTTTTGACAACGGGTGATGGGAGCTCGTCGTTGAAGTGGGGGTCGACGAATGTTTATCGGGAGGACGCTCAAGGGAAGCCGATCTATGACTGGACGATCACGGACAAGATCTTTGACGCGATGCGGGACAATCGGATTACACCACTGGTCGAGGTTGGATTTATGCCGGAGGCGCTGTCGGTTCATCCGAAGCCTTATCGGCATACGTTTCCAGATGGGTCTGTTTACACGGGATGGAGCTATCCGCCGAAGGACTATGAGAAGTGGGCAGCTCTGGTGACGGCGTGGACGCGGCATCTGCACGAGCGTTATGGCGATGCTGCGGTGAATACGTGGCTGTGGGAGGTCTGGAACGAGCCTGACATTGAGTATTGGCATGGAAGCCCGGTGGAGTATGACAGGCTCTACGATGTGACCGCGAACGCAATAAAGAAAGTGCTGCCTGCGGCGAAGGTTGGTGGGCCTGAGGCAACGGGGATTAGTGCGGGGAAGTCGGAGGATTTTTTGCGTCAGTTTCTGGAGCACTGCGCGAGTGGAACGAACGCTGCGACGGGCGGAGTTGGTGCGCCGCTGGCGTTTATTAGCTTTCATCCGAAGGGGTCGCCGAAGACTGTTGATGGGCATGTGCGCATGGATATTGGGCACCAGTTGCGTGCGATGGAACTCGGGATGCGCGTGGTGGCTTCGTTTCCGGAATGGAAGAAGACGCCGATCATTCTGGGCGAGAGCGATCCTGAGGGCTGCGCAGCGTGCAAGGGGGCGCAGAACGGATATCGCAATGGGCCGCTCTACGGGGTGAGTGTTGCGGAGGCTACGGCTCTGGCTGGTGAACTGGCGAAGCGTAACGGCGTGAATCTGCAGGGAGCGGTGACGTGGGCGTTTGAGTTTGAGAACCAGCCGATATTTGCAGGGTTTCGTGAGTTGGCGACGGGCGGTATGTCGAATGGTGTCGACTACCTCGTGGATAAGCCGGTGTTGAATGTGTTTCGCATGATGGGAATGATGGGTGGTGACTATGTTTCCGTAACGAGTACGGGTGCGCTGCCGGTGGAAGAGGTGGTGAAGGACAGCGTTCGTGTTGCTGCGGATGTGAATGCGGTGGCGACTCGATCGCTGCATCGCGTGGATATATTGTTGTGGAACTATCACGATGATGATGTTGCTGCAGAGCCGGCGAAGGTGCAACTTGCGGTGAAGAATATTCCGATTCGCGGTGTTCGGGTGCAGCGGTTTTTGATGGATGGTCAGCATAGCAATGCGTATGCGGCGTGGCAGAAGATAGGTAGTCCGCAGCAGCCTACGACGGAGCAGTTTCTTGAGCTGCAGCGCGCGGGAAGACTTGAGACGGTTGGACCGGCTGCTGCGCTGGCGACGAAGAACGGAAGGGCGATGGTGGATCTGACGCTGGAAAGACAGGCGGTTATGTTAGTTCGGCTGTCCTGGTGA
- a CDS encoding GlcG/HbpS family heme-binding protein: protein MIQLADARRIIAAAEKKAEELGQPMNVAVVDEGGNLIAFERMANAWLGSIDISQKKAWTSRAFDIATKDLAEHSQSGNQFFGIHASNDGKVMIFAGGIPLKQEGKVVGAIGVSGGSGVQDHTVAEAGAAAL from the coding sequence ATGATTCAACTAGCAGACGCCCGCCGCATCATCGCCGCAGCCGAAAAAAAGGCCGAAGAACTAGGCCAACCCATGAACGTAGCTGTAGTCGATGAAGGCGGCAACCTCATCGCCTTTGAGCGCATGGCCAACGCCTGGCTCGGCTCCATCGACATCTCGCAGAAAAAAGCCTGGACATCACGCGCCTTTGACATTGCCACCAAAGATCTCGCCGAGCACTCTCAGTCCGGCAACCAGTTCTTCGGCATCCACGCCTCCAACGATGGCAAGGTCATGATCTTTGCAGGCGGCATTCCTCTTAAGCAGGAAGGCAAAGTCGTAGGAGCCATCGGCGTCAGCGGCGGCTCTGGTGTTCAAGACCACACAGTCGCCGAAGCTGGCGCAGCAGCCCTCTAA
- a CDS encoding energy transducer TonB, translating into MICTVTPSFALAQPVAQRTDNPTPTPQTAAVETDEVYKIKAGGDVSAPKLIHVIEPKLSKAAKKSNEVQTTWVKLKLHVETDGSVSNISIVGIFNKSGVINDPDSHPILKELEDNAVEAASLYKFEPGKKNGNAVVVELNITVSFAHT; encoded by the coding sequence GTGATCTGCACAGTCACTCCCTCCTTTGCGCTAGCTCAACCTGTAGCCCAGCGCACCGATAACCCAACTCCCACTCCACAGACGGCAGCCGTCGAAACAGATGAGGTCTACAAGATTAAGGCTGGTGGAGATGTCTCCGCACCAAAGCTCATCCATGTCATAGAACCAAAACTATCCAAAGCAGCAAAAAAGTCCAACGAAGTTCAAACTACTTGGGTGAAGCTGAAGCTTCATGTTGAGACGGACGGAAGTGTAAGTAACATATCCATAGTTGGAATTTTCAATAAGAGTGGCGTGATCAACGATCCCGACAGTCATCCGATTCTTAAGGAACTGGAAGATAATGCGGTTGAAGCCGCGAGCCTATACAAATTCGAACCTGGCAAAAAAAACGGCAACGCTGTTGTGGTCGAGCTGAATATCACTGTGAGTTTTGCTCATACCTAA
- the sdhB gene encoding succinate dehydrogenase iron-sulfur subunit — protein MPSTIKVEIKRQSNPDAPATTEKFEIPYRPGMNITSLLGEIALNPVDVSGKPTTPITYDSNCLEEICGSCAMLVNGKARMACSALVDKLRGPNNDQPITLAPLSKFPVVRDLAVDRSVLFENLKKVKAWVPIDGSYDLGAGPRQAPQIQEQRYPLSNCISCTICMEVCPQFNDVTNFVGAATIAQAKLFNMDPSGSVLKEERLRALAGDGGIQECGFAQNCVQACPKQLPLTEAISDMGRDVFIQQVKDLFAR, from the coding sequence ATGCCGAGCACCATCAAGGTCGAGATCAAGCGTCAGTCCAACCCCGACGCCCCCGCCACCACCGAAAAGTTCGAGATCCCCTACCGCCCGGGCATGAACATCACCTCGCTCCTCGGCGAGATTGCGCTTAACCCCGTCGATGTCTCCGGCAAACCCACCACGCCCATCACCTATGACTCCAATTGCCTCGAAGAGATCTGCGGGTCCTGCGCCATGCTCGTCAACGGCAAAGCCCGCATGGCCTGCTCCGCCCTCGTCGACAAACTCCGTGGGCCAAATAACGACCAGCCCATCACACTAGCCCCGCTCAGCAAGTTCCCCGTAGTCCGTGACCTCGCCGTAGACCGCTCCGTCCTCTTCGAAAACCTCAAGAAGGTCAAAGCCTGGGTCCCCATCGACGGCTCGTACGATCTAGGGGCCGGCCCTCGCCAGGCTCCCCAAATTCAAGAACAGCGCTACCCCCTCTCCAACTGCATCTCCTGCACCATCTGCATGGAGGTCTGCCCCCAGTTCAACGACGTCACCAACTTCGTCGGCGCCGCCACCATCGCCCAGGCCAAGCTCTTCAACATGGACCCCTCCGGATCCGTCCTCAAAGAAGAGCGCCTCCGCGCCTTAGCCGGAGACGGCGGCATCCAGGAGTGCGGCTTCGCGCAAAACTGCGTCCAGGCCTGCCCCAAACAGCTCCCCCTCACCGAGGCCATCTCCGACATGGGCCGCGACGTCTTCATCCAACAAGTAAAAGACCTCTTCGCCCGATAA
- the sdhA gene encoding succinate dehydrogenase flavoprotein subunit, translating into MAAATPRIIVVGGGLAGLAAVIKIAEAGGKVDLFSIVPVKRSHSVCAQGGINAAKDLKGEGDSVLKHFDDTIYGGDFLANQTPVKNMTAQGPAIIDLLDRMGVPFNRTPEGLLDFRRFGGTLYQRTAFAGATTGQQLLYALDEQVRRYEAEGKVTKYEGWEFLSAVLGSKGEARGICAMDLRSMETRTFPADAVIICTGGNGAIFGKSTNSVVCTGSAQSALYQQGAFYANGEFIQVHPTAIPGEDKLRLMSESARGEGGRVWVPKDKTDKRVAKSIPESDRWYFLEEWYPKYGNLVPRDVATRAIFKVVYEHGMGIDGQPMVYLDLTHLPAERLNKLEGILEIYEKFVGDDPRKVPMKIFPGMHYTMGGLWVDFNQQTNIPGVFAAGEADYSIHGANRLGANSLLSCIYGGFVAGPQAIAYAKALPAQEGDGGHAAELSRQKEKNNALLNNKGTENPFKIWRELGETMTKHATIIRYNAGLEEADAKIVELLDRYKNVNLSDKSQWANTSFAFTRQLYNMLELGRVIVQGAHLRDESRGAHYKPDFPDRNDEKFLKTTKAFYKDNAPAFELEDVDISHIAPRPRRYDATA; encoded by the coding sequence ATGGCAGCAGCAACACCCCGAATCATCGTAGTAGGAGGCGGACTAGCCGGACTAGCCGCCGTCATCAAGATCGCCGAAGCCGGCGGCAAGGTCGACCTCTTCTCCATCGTCCCCGTCAAGCGCTCTCACTCCGTCTGCGCCCAGGGAGGCATCAACGCCGCCAAGGACCTCAAAGGCGAAGGCGACTCCGTCCTCAAGCACTTCGACGACACCATCTATGGCGGCGACTTCCTCGCCAACCAGACCCCCGTCAAAAACATGACCGCCCAGGGCCCCGCCATCATCGACCTCCTCGACCGCATGGGCGTCCCCTTCAACCGCACCCCCGAAGGTCTCCTCGACTTCCGCCGCTTCGGTGGCACCCTCTACCAGCGCACCGCCTTCGCTGGAGCAACCACCGGCCAACAGTTGCTTTATGCACTGGATGAGCAAGTAAGAAGATACGAAGCCGAAGGCAAAGTCACCAAGTACGAAGGCTGGGAGTTCCTCTCCGCCGTCCTCGGCTCCAAAGGCGAAGCCCGCGGCATCTGCGCCATGGACCTCCGCTCCATGGAGACCCGAACCTTCCCTGCCGACGCCGTCATCATCTGCACCGGAGGCAACGGCGCCATCTTTGGAAAATCCACCAATTCAGTAGTTTGCACCGGATCAGCTCAATCAGCACTTTACCAACAGGGAGCTTTCTACGCCAACGGCGAATTCATCCAGGTCCACCCCACGGCCATCCCCGGCGAAGACAAGCTCCGCCTCATGTCCGAATCCGCCCGAGGCGAAGGCGGCCGCGTCTGGGTCCCCAAAGACAAGACCGACAAGCGCGTCGCCAAATCCATCCCCGAGTCCGACCGCTGGTACTTCCTCGAAGAGTGGTACCCCAAGTACGGCAACCTCGTCCCCCGCGACGTCGCCACCCGCGCCATCTTCAAAGTCGTCTACGAGCACGGCATGGGCATCGACGGCCAGCCCATGGTCTACCTCGACCTCACCCACCTCCCCGCCGAACGCCTCAACAAGCTCGAAGGCATCCTCGAGATCTACGAAAAGTTCGTCGGCGACGACCCCCGCAAAGTCCCCATGAAGATCTTCCCCGGCATGCACTACACCATGGGCGGCCTCTGGGTCGACTTCAACCAGCAGACCAACATCCCCGGCGTCTTCGCCGCAGGCGAGGCCGACTACTCCATCCACGGAGCCAACCGCCTTGGCGCCAACTCCCTGCTCTCCTGCATCTACGGAGGTTTCGTCGCAGGCCCGCAAGCCATCGCCTACGCCAAAGCCCTCCCCGCTCAGGAGGGCGACGGTGGCCACGCCGCCGAACTCTCACGCCAGAAGGAAAAGAACAACGCCCTCCTCAACAACAAGGGCACCGAAAACCCGTTCAAGATCTGGCGCGAACTCGGCGAGACCATGACCAAGCACGCCACTATCATCCGCTACAACGCCGGCCTCGAAGAGGCCGACGCCAAGATCGTCGAGCTCCTCGACCGCTACAAGAACGTCAACCTCTCCGACAAGAGCCAGTGGGCCAACACCAGCTTCGCCTTCACCCGCCAGCTCTACAACATGCTCGAACTAGGCCGTGTGATCGTCCAGGGCGCCCACCTCCGCGACGAGTCCCGCGGAGCCCACTACAAACCCGACTTCCCCGACCGCAACGACGAAAAGTTCCTCAAAACCACCAAAGCCTTTTACAAAGACAACGCCCCCGCCTTCGAACTCGAAGACGTAGACATCAGCCACATCGCCCCGCGCCCCCGCCGCTACGACGCCACCGCATAA
- a CDS encoding succinate dehydrogenase, with the protein MATAAPPAPPAPKPLKGVQPLRAGQGNSFLWHKLHSLSGIVPIGAFLVEHIISNFETLNGPLAYAQQVKFLNSLPLVRVLEWAFIFIPLAFHALYGLFIAFRGRVSVNVYPWASNWMYVSQRITGVIAFLYIVQHVWRQRFSGISLPENPGAAFHKVQVELSNPWMLAIYVIAMIATTWHFAYGIWLFAAKWGITPGEKARKRFGYVCTAFGLALCLMGLASIYAVVWKYPNAPANVMPAQPAGIALPAPTVPPPNSTNPSQSGEVR; encoded by the coding sequence ATGGCCACCGCCGCCCCGCCAGCACCTCCTGCCCCTAAGCCACTCAAAGGTGTGCAGCCCCTCCGCGCCGGCCAGGGCAACTCCTTCCTCTGGCACAAGCTCCACTCCCTCTCCGGCATCGTCCCCATCGGCGCCTTCCTCGTCGAGCACATCATCTCCAACTTCGAGACCCTCAACGGTCCCCTCGCCTACGCCCAGCAGGTCAAGTTCCTCAACTCCCTCCCGCTCGTCCGCGTCCTCGAGTGGGCCTTCATCTTCATCCCCCTCGCCTTCCACGCCCTCTACGGACTCTTCATCGCCTTCCGCGGCCGCGTCAGCGTCAACGTCTACCCCTGGGCCAGCAACTGGATGTACGTCTCCCAGCGCATCACCGGCGTCATCGCCTTCCTCTACATCGTCCAGCACGTCTGGCGACAGCGTTTTAGCGGCATCTCCCTCCCCGAGAACCCCGGCGCCGCCTTCCATAAAGTACAGGTTGAACTCTCGAACCCCTGGATGCTCGCCATCTACGTCATCGCGATGATCGCCACCACCTGGCACTTCGCCTACGGCATCTGGCTCTTCGCCGCCAAGTGGGGCATCACCCCCGGCGAAAAGGCCCGCAAGAGATTCGGCTACGTCTGCACCGCCTTCGGCCTGGCCCTCTGCCTCATGGGCCTAGCCAGCATCTACGCGGTCGTCTGGAAGTACCCCAACGCCCCCGCCAACGTAATGCCCGCCCAACCCGCCGGCATCGCCCTACCCGCACCGACAGTCCCACCACCAAACTCGACCAACCCATCGCAATCCGGCGAGGTGCGATAA
- a CDS encoding VOC family protein, whose amino-acid sequence MLPPLSIDHLVFRVRDIPASKTFYHALFGEPVFQTEDLFFYKIGTSTRLFFTKAVDSSTPYDKEHVGLNHIALGVESLPHLEQIHTHLQSAGIPNSGIGIDPHGKQNYIWLNDPNGFRIEFYCTPTS is encoded by the coding sequence ATGCTCCCACCACTCTCCATCGACCACCTCGTCTTCCGCGTCCGCGACATCCCCGCATCCAAAACCTTCTACCACGCCCTCTTCGGCGAGCCCGTCTTTCAAACCGAAGACCTGTTCTTCTACAAAATCGGAACCAGCACCCGCCTCTTCTTCACCAAAGCAGTTGACTCAAGCACTCCCTACGACAAGGAACACGTCGGCCTCAACCACATCGCCCTCGGTGTCGAATCCCTCCCACACCTCGAGCAGATCCACACTCACCTCCAATCCGCAGGCATTCCCAACAGCGGCATCGGCATCGACCCCCACGGCAAGCAGAACTACATCTGGCTCAACGACCCCAACGGCTTCCGCATCGAGTTCTACTGCACCCCTACGTCGTAA